The following are encoded together in the Malaya genurostris strain Urasoe2022 chromosome 3, Malgen_1.1, whole genome shotgun sequence genome:
- the LOC131438932 gene encoding uncharacterized protein LOC131438932, which translates to MSNEELLIAPEVDENLSAEERLKVDKTLEKEITRLQRQYLNTSNAPTASKDVHIMQCLEKKLKYLKHEQKELKTNLRVAYGPCHVRRYDQQVQYLESQVRVQNDLDLQMNEIRTQIRHLESQMKRLEKEQKDLQKVSQSDYFYHNRVTKAKQKLETLENRVYNNNKIEATVVAKNRKLKKIIKGMLVARKLFHQQWRQMIDQLAYDKKFLIDMVERTILAFNQGEDLCHKIDSLKSHAAREEKAQRQEMLELKRKLQNDSRNHEFLRVKGFHRDMCELDPREVRRRNKMKSDYSRMLEIYGKIIERTQRLCGADNIEQLIEKYQKQEDTFFAHFNYLNELTFQYEQLNSILTELNGKLDGLKEQKLRKEAQQEKGMRDLHEQLLKECEKTQKMEKSLKGDEDQLSTHLQEIDDILGIIGFDRNDIMKLLGDHRKVTKQNVKLFLAALEVRLNDILARVYTHPTTRDEPTLKRPIVRDRQDIVQVEHVVTTQQCAECAEGQDVNKYDEAIVLPKDQIDFKEGVRRKVVAPEMQYRLHNLSKCKLPRSRILVNKRYQ; encoded by the coding sequence ATGTCCAACGAGGAACTGCTGATCGCACCCGAGGTTGATGAAAACCTTTCCGCGGAGGAGCGGCTCAAGGTGGATAAAACTTTGGAGAAGGAAATTACCCGGCTTCAGAGGCAATATCTCAATACATCCAATGCACCGACGGCCTCCAAGGATGTGCATATTATGCAATGCTTGGAAAAGAAATTGAAATATCTGAAGCATGAGCAGAAAGAGCTGAAAACCAATCTGAGAGTGGCGTACGGTCCCTGCCACGTGAGAAGATACGACCAACAGGTTCAGTACCTGGAATCACAGGTCCGTGTGCAGAATGACCTGGATCTGCAAATGAACGAAATTCGAACGCAAATACGACATTTGGAATCACAAATGAAACGTTTGGAAAAAGAACAAAAAGACCTGCAGAAGGTGTCCCAGTCGGACTATTTTTACCACAATCGAGTTACGAAAGCTAAACAAAAGCTCGAAACGTTAGAAAATCGAGTGTATAACAACAATAAGATTGAAGCTACTGTTGTCGCgaagaaccgaaaattgaagaaaattatcaAAGGGATGCTTGTGGCGAGAAAACTTTTCCATCAACAATGGAGGCAAATGATCGATCAGCTGGCGTACGATAAGAAGTTCTTGATCGATATGGTCGAAAGGACAATTCTGGCATTCAATCAAGGAGAGGATTTGTGCCACAAGATCGATTCACTCAAAAGTCATGCCGCAAGAGAGGAGAAAGCTCAAAGACAGGAAATGCTGGAACTGAAAAGAAAACTTCAAAACGATTCCAGAAATCACGAGTTTCTCCGAGTGAAAGGATTTCATCGGGATATGTGTGAATTGGATCCAAGGGAAGTTCGTCGAAGAAATAAGATGAAATCTGACTACAGCAGAATGCTCGAGATCTACGGGAAGATAATCGAAAGAACTCAAAGGCTCTGTGGAGCGGACAATATTGAGCAGTTGATTGAGAAATATCAAAAACAAGAAGATACATTCTTTGCTCACTTCAATTACCTCAATGAGCTAACATTCCAGTATGAGCAACTGAACAGCATTCTAACTGAGCTTAATGGAAAGCTGGATGGTTTGAAGGAACAAAAATTGCGTAAGGAAGCACAACAGGAAAAGGGCATGAGAGATCTTCACGAACAGTTGCTCAAAGAGTgtgaaaaaacacaaaaaatggaaaagtcACTGAAAGGGGATGAAGATCAGCTTTCAACACATTTGCAAGAGATTGATGATATCCTGGGAATTATTGGGTTCGATCGAAACGACATCATGAAACTACTGGGAGATCATAGGAAGGTTACCAAACAAAACGTGAAGCTATTTTTGGCTGCTCTCGAAGTGAGGCTGAACGACATTTTGGCACGTGTTTACACGCATCCAACAACTCGCGACGAACCAACACTGAAAAGGCCGATTGTCCGAGATCGTCAAGATATTGTTCAGGTAGAACACGTCGTAACTACACAGCAGTGCGCGGAATGTGCTGAAGGACAGGATGTCAACAAATATGACGAAGCCATAGTTCTACCCAAGGACCAAATCGATTTCAAGGAGGGGGTGAGGAGAAAGGTTGTAGCTCCGGAAATGCAATATCGACTGCACAATTTGAGTAAGTGTAAATTACCGCGGTCGAGAATTTTAGTCAACAAGAGGTATCAGtga